From the genome of Fusarium oxysporum f. sp. lycopersici 4287 chromosome 3, whole genome shotgun sequence, one region includes:
- a CDS encoding STE/STE20/YSK protein kinase, whose product MTSLLVSNPHLSAIRQNAINDAREMQNSVVQDCAGTGKEPPSYSLLELIGKGSFGRVYKACSTKSDQLVAVKIINIDNGDALDPSADTFGDILKEVETLKLLGSSGAKNINTVVDVLLVRHTIWMVTEYCAGGSVSTLMKPRGYLPEQWIIPILREVAEAIHWVHGQGIIHRDIKCANVLIAEAGGVQLCDFGVAGIVETKFDKRSTVTGSLHWMAPELFNSNVRYGSEVDIWAFGSMAYEVASGLPPNANFRDISRFGTYLKQHCPRLEGDQYSQGLKDLIAYCLVEDIAQRPSIEEIQRHPYIFNTDVDYPTASLSRLVYAYRIWEAKGGSRTSLFSPGGAQRESSPPSSLASHDEWNFSTMDDLDQLMVPDSSQPILELYNTTVDTQSQVSRPQPRRRRQPPTNMNMPLVPLEKAFDPNTISNYQDNIRSFYFPQRPLLTSDLPLRDHSEPLDVRESLIDLDAALGDSLSLSPDLSTIKPGIRPVSNDSTDADRRRTLDWAFPVDLSTSANRHGGLEPVRSDEEFTIVQAQRDLVAGIPMEPTTSENRASTLSLIDLDASMPDSLGETARPSTAISDAVSSTSEMCHTPFELERHTFESISHPSAAREPSIYVDAGDFDSTALYLAVDPNQTMLHSTGRTNQKSLSTAHSEDEEIYHPLGHDFNNGTNGNQMISLPPLPNPPAIEVMQGISSVEDVKDELLRLVSSFKSHLDLGNQMLETLPVRQRHVVPRESSP is encoded by the coding sequence ATGACGTCACTTCTTGTCAGTAATCCTCACCTTTCGGCGATCAGACAAAATGCCATCAATGATGCGAGGGAGATGCAAAACTCTGTCGTACAGGATTGTGCTGGTACCGGGAAAGAGCCACCGTCCTATTCTCTCTTAGAACTTATTGGCAAGGGGAGTTTCGGCCGTGTCTACAAAGCGTGCAGCACCAAGTCAGATCAACTCGTTGccgtcaagatcatcaacattGATAACGGAGATGCCCTCGATCCCAGCGCAGATACATTTGGTGATATCCTGAAAGAGGTCGAAACACTAAAGCTCCTTGGCAGCAGTGGCGCAAAAAATATCAATACTGTGGTAGATGTCCTTCTTGTTCGCCATACTATATGGATGGTCACCGAGTATTGCGCCGGCGGGAGTGTTTCAACTTTAATGAAACCGAGAGGTTATCTGCCAGAACAATGGATTATTCCTATCTTGCGCGAGGTCGCGGAAGCTATTCACTGGGTTCATGGGCAAGGCATTATCCACCGGGACATCAAGTGCGCGAATGTCCTCATCGCGGAAGCCGGCGGCGTACAGCTTTGTGACTTTGGAGTGGCTGGTATTGTGGAGACTAAATTCGACAAGAGAAGCACTGTGACAGGATCCTTACACTGGATGGCACCCGAACTCTTTAATTCAAACGTGCGGTATGGTTCTGAGGTTGATATTTGGGCGTTTGGATCAATGGCTTACGAGGTTGCTTCTGGGTTACCGCCCAATGCCAACTTCCGAGACATCTCTCGGTTTGGCACGTACTTGAAACAACACTGTCCTCGCCTCGAAGGCGATCAGTATTCACAAGGGTTAAAAGATTTGATTGCCTATTGCCTGGTGGAAGACATTGCCCAGCGACCCTCCATTGAGGAAATCCAACGACATCCTTACATCTTCAATACTGATGTTGACTATCCAACTGCATCGCTGTCGAGGCTTGTGTACGCTTACAGGATCTGGGAAGCTAAAGGAGGAAGCCGTACATCGCTCTTTTCTCCCGGCGGGGCGCAAAGAGAATCTAGTCCGCCGTCGTCCCTGGCCTCCCATGATGAATGGAATTTCAGCACTATGGATGACCTGGATCAGCTGATGGTTCCGGATTCTTCTCAGCCCATATTGGAGCTCTACAATACTACCGTCGACACACAGTCTCAGGTATCAAGACCTCAACCACGCCGTCGTCGGCAGCCACCAACAAATATGAATATGCCTCTGGTTCCCCTCGAGAAGGCATTTGACCCAAATACTATTTCCAATTACCAGGACAATATCCGTTCTTTCTACTTCCCACAGAGGCCACTATTGACGTCGGACCTTCCTCTTCGCGACCATTCAGAACCTCTGGATGTTCGAGAATCGTTGATTGATTTAGATGCTGCGTTAGGCGACAGCTTGTCCCTATCTCCAGACCTATCAACTATCAAACCCGGAATTAGGCCCGTCTCAAATGACTCAACCGATGCAGATCGCCGCCGGACCCTAGATTGGGCTTTCCCTGTAGACCTATCTACTTCAGCAAACCGGCATGGTGGGCTTGAACCTGTGAGAAGTGACGAAGAATTCACTATAGTTCAAGCTCAGAGAGACCTAGTCGCCGGAATCCCTATGGAGCCCACAACCTCCGAAAACCGTGCGTCTACTTTGAGTCTTATTGATCTCGATGCCAGTATGCCCGACAGTTTGGGAGAGACCGCTCGCCCTTCTACGGCGATTTCAGATGCTGTTTCATCTACGTCGGAGATGTGTCATACGCCATTCGAGCTTGAACGACATACATTTGAGTCAATTTCACATCCATCAGCTGCCCGGGAGCCATCCATTTACGTTGACGCAGGTGATTTTGACAGCACAGCTCTCTACTTAGCAGTCGATCCCAATCAGACTATGCTGCATAGCACTGGACGAACTAATCAGAAAAGTCTGTCAACTGCCCAtagtgaggatgaagagattTATCATCCGCTTGGGCATGACTTTAACAATGGGACGAATGGGAACCAGATGATATCTCTACCGCCGCTTCCGAATCCGCCAGCAATAGAAGTGATGCAAGGAATCTCATCTGTAGAAGATGTCAAAGACGAGTTGTTGCGGTTGGTGTCTAGTTTCAAGAGTCATTTGGACTTGGGGAATCAGATGCTGGAGACCCTCCCCGTGCGCCAGAGACACGTTGTTCCAAGAGAGTCGTCCCCTTAG
- a CDS encoding hypothetical protein (At least one base has a quality score < 10) — MCSERGTGKDILAEYFNAIDGKHRIFKESHREAKTKKRLPKADSTSGTAGKRRQTKRSKQCGTDGTWPMTAEEWSSLSELCEVKTIDGCDKDAGRLIFYVTWENGKKTKHGTKTIYERCPQMILRYYEKHARIPIKEERPMGDSPKGWRPPLGSWEKEIKTIDDLHKDVAGRLICYVTWNTDKWTKHDTETMYERCPQMMLRFYEKHVVGT, encoded by the exons ATGTGTTCTGAAAGGGGCACCGGCAAGGATATTCTTGCAGAGTATTTTAATGCTATAGATGGGAAGCACAGGATCTTCAAGGAATCACACCGCgaggccaagaccaagaagcgTTTACCGAAGGCAGACAGCACTTCTGGTACAGCAGGCAAGCGGCGGCAAACAAAAAGGAGCAAGCAGTGTGGTACTGATGGGACATGGCCAATGACAGCGGAGGAATGGAGTTCTCTTTCGGAGCTGTGTGAGGTTAAAACGATTGACGGTTGTGACAAGGACGCTGGACGCCTGATATTTTATGTTACCTGGGAAAATGGCAAAAAGACTAAGCACGGCACGAAGACCATCTATGAGAGGTGCCCACAAATG ATACTCCGATATTATGAGAAGCATGCAAGAATTCctataaaagaagaaaggcCTATGGGAGATAGTCCGAAGGGATGGAGACCTCCTTTGGGGTCATGGGAGAAAGAGATCAAAACAATTGATGATTTGCACAAGGACGTCGCTGGACGGCTGATATGTTATGTTACTTGGAATACTGACAAATGGACTAAGCACGACACTGAGACTATGTACGAGAGGTGCCCGCAGATG ATGCTCCGATTTTATGAGAAACACGTCGTAGGTACTTAG
- a CDS encoding hypothetical protein (At least one base has a quality score < 10) translates to MKSAPGNTCPNQPPACALRPTRSSRVRRELLIEESDGEQSNSEGGRGIFEVEKILKHEKRKDGKVWFLVKWRDYSHKDNTWEPKEHFRGTGKDILAEYFNAIDGKHRIFKESHREAKTKKRLPKADSTSGTAGKRRQTKRSKQCGTDGTWPMTAEEWSSLSELCEVKTIDGCDKDAGRLIFYVTWENGKKTKHGTKTIYERCPQMILRYYEKHARIPIKEERPMGDSPKGWRPPLGSWEKEIKTIDDLHKDVAGRLICYVTWNTDKWTKHDTETMYERCPQMMLRFYEKHVVGT, encoded by the exons ATGAAATCAG CTCCTGGCAACACTTGCCCCAACCAACCTCCTGCCTGCGCTCTTAGGCCCACAAGATCAAGCCGGGTGAGAAGGGAACTGCTGATTGAGGAATCGGATGGAGAGCAATCTAATAGCGAAGGTGGGCGTGGCAT CTTTGAAGTcgagaagatcttgaaacacgagaagaggaaagac GGCAAAGTGTGGTTTCTGGTTAAATGGAGAGACTATAGCCACAAAGATAACACTTGGGAACCTAAAGAACACTTCAG GGGCACCGGCAAGGATATTCTTGCAGAGTATTTTAATGCTATAGATGGGAAGCACAGGATCTTCAAGGAATCACACCGCgaggccaagaccaagaagcgTTTACCGAAGGCAGACAGCACTTCTGGTACAGCAGGCAAGCGGCGGCAAACAAAAAGGAGCAAGCAGTGTGGTACTGATGGGACATGGCCAATGACAGCGGAGGAATGGAGTTCTCTTTCGGAGCTGTGTGAGGTTAAAACGATTGACGGTTGTGACAAGGACGCTGGACGCCTGATATTTTATGTTACCTGGGAAAATGGCAAAAAGACTAAGCACGGCACGAAGACCATCTATGAGAGGTGCCCACAAATG ATACTCCGATATTATGAGAAGCATGCAAGAATTCctataaaagaagaaaggcCTATGGGAGATAGTCCGAAGGGATGGAGACCTCCTTTGGGGTCATGGGAGAAAGAGATCAAAACAATTGATGATTTGCACAAGGACGTCGCTGGACGGCTGATATGTTATGTTACTTGGAATACTGACAAATGGACTAAGCACGACACTGAGACTATGTACGAGAGGTGCCCGCAGATG ATGCTCCGATTTTATGAGAAACACGTCGTAGGTACTTAG
- a CDS encoding hypothetical protein (At least one base has a quality score < 10), with protein MCSERGTGKDILAEYFNAIDGKHRIFKESHREAKTKKRLPKADSTSGTAGKRRQTKRSKQCGTDGTWPMTAEEWSSLSELCEVKTIDGCDKDAGRLIFYVTWENGKKTKHGTKTIYERCPQMILRYYEKHARIPIKEERPMGDSPKGWRPPLGSWEKEIKTIDDLHKDVAGRLICYVTWNTDKWTKHDTETMYERCPQMVVYPLLKPLTSPHSC; from the exons ATGTGTTCTGAAAGGGGCACCGGCAAGGATATTCTTGCAGAGTATTTTAATGCTATAGATGGGAAGCACAGGATCTTCAAGGAATCACACCGCgaggccaagaccaagaagcgTTTACCGAAGGCAGACAGCACTTCTGGTACAGCAGGCAAGCGGCGGCAAACAAAAAGGAGCAAGCAGTGTGGTACTGATGGGACATGGCCAATGACAGCGGAGGAATGGAGTTCTCTTTCGGAGCTGTGTGAGGTTAAAACGATTGACGGTTGTGACAAGGACGCTGGACGCCTGATATTTTATGTTACCTGGGAAAATGGCAAAAAGACTAAGCACGGCACGAAGACCATCTATGAGAGGTGCCCACAAATG ATACTCCGATATTATGAGAAGCATGCAAGAATTCctataaaagaagaaaggcCTATGGGAGATAGTCCGAAGGGATGGAGACCTCCTTTGGGGTCATGGGAGAAAGAGATCAAAACAATTGATGATTTGCACAAGGACGTCGCTGGACGGCTGATATGTTATGTTACTTGGAATACTGACAAATGGACTAAGCACGACACTGAGACTATGTACGAGAGGTGCCCGCAGATGGTTGTTTACCCGTTGCTCAAACCATTAACTTCTCCGCACTCGTGCTAA